One window of the Marmota flaviventris isolate mMarFla1 chromosome 2, mMarFla1.hap1, whole genome shotgun sequence genome contains the following:
- the LOC114106986 gene encoding signal-regulatory protein beta-1-like: MSAPASRPQCPCPVLLLTLLLGLTGAAAQELQVIQPEKSVSVAAGESATLYCSKTSLIPVGPMHWFKGSGPGRELIYNFKEGHFPRVTNVSDATKRDNRDFSIRISNVTPADAGTYYCVKFQKSTPHDKEYKSGPGTELSVRARPSSPVVSGPETRAAPGQMVRFTCKSHGFFPQNITLKWFKNRNELLHTQTSVHPTGESVSYSVSSTAQVTLAPGDIYSQVICKVAHFTLEGGPPLHGIVNLSDTIRVPPTVEVTPLPTMAGNLVNIICQVMQFYPQSLQLTWVENGNVSRKETASTHSENKDGTFNLMSWLLVNTSVHREDVTFTCRVEHDAQPATTRNYTLQVSSSFREQGAVKSTLVSHLIGLLFGPKILLTVGVSAVYIHRKQKP, from the exons GAGCAGCTGCACAGGAGCTGCAGGTGATCCAGCCTGAGAAGTCAGTGTCTGTTGCTGCTGGAGAGTCAGCCACTTTGTACTGCTCCAAGACTTCCCTGATCCCTGTGGGGCCTATGCATTGGTTTAAGGGGTCAGGGCCAGGCCGGGAGTTGATCTACAACTTCAAAGAAGGCCACTTCCCCCGAGTCACAAATGTCTCAGATGCCACAAAGAGGGACAACAGGGACTTTTCCATCCGCATCAGTAATGTCACCCCAGCAGATGCCGGCACCTACTACTGTGTGAAGTTCCAGAAATCGACCCCTCATGATAAGGAGTATAAGTCTGGACCAGGCACCGAGTTGTCTGTGCGAG CCAGACCCTCTTCCCCTGTGGTGTCGGGTCCTGAGACGAGGGCGGCACCTGGGCAGATGGTGAGATTCACCTGCAAGTCCCACGGCTTCTTCCCCCAGAACATCACCCTGAAGTGGTTCAAAAATAGGAATGAGCTCTTGCACACCCAGACCAGCGTGCACCCCACAGGAGAAAGTGTGTCCTACAGTGTGTCCAGCACAGCCCAGGTGACCCTGGCCCCTGGAGACATCTACTCTCAGGTCATCTGCAAAGTGGCCCATTTCACCTTGGAGGGGGGCCCTCCTCTTCATGGGATTGTCAACTTGTCTGACACCATCCGAG TTCCACCCACCGTGGAGGTCACCCCCCTGCCCACCATGGCAGGGAACCTGGTGAACATCATCTGCCAGGTAATGCAGTTCTACCCCCAGAGCCTACAGCTGACCTGGGTGGAGAATGGAAATGTGTCCAGGAAAGAAACAGCCTCGACCCACTCAGAGAACAAGGACGGGACCTTCAACCTGATGAGCTGGCTGCTGGTCAACACCTCTGTGCACAGGGAGGACGTGACGTTCACCTGCCGGGTGGAGCATGACGCACAGCCAGCCACCACCAGGAACTACACCCTGCAGGTCTCTTCAAGCTTCAGGGAGCAAG GAGCAGTGAAGTCTACACTAGTTTCACACCTCATAGGTCTGTTGTTTGGCCCCAAGATCCTACTGACAGTCGGTGTCTCTGCCGTCTACATCCACAGGAAGCAGAAGCCCTGA